In Pseudomonas putida, a genomic segment contains:
- a CDS encoding GreA/GreB family elongation factor, with amino-acid sequence MSRAFVNEDHAAAQASQPVERRVSDQPNYVTAAGLRQLQQRVAELNAQRSDLQAQGERADRQQLADVERDLRYFSARVQSAQVVPAATSRSKVQIGSRVRFVDEQDQEHQVQLVGEDEADAGRGLINWGSPLGRALLGAGPGDEVVWRRPAGDLAIEVIEIGGAG; translated from the coding sequence ATGAGCCGAGCATTCGTCAACGAGGACCACGCTGCCGCCCAGGCCAGCCAGCCGGTGGAGCGACGCGTCAGCGACCAGCCCAACTACGTCACCGCCGCCGGCCTGCGCCAGCTGCAACAGCGCGTGGCCGAACTCAATGCCCAACGCAGCGACCTGCAGGCGCAGGGAGAGCGCGCCGACCGCCAGCAACTGGCCGATGTCGAGCGTGACCTGCGGTATTTCAGTGCCCGGGTACAGAGCGCCCAAGTAGTCCCTGCCGCGACGTCGCGCAGCAAGGTGCAAATCGGCAGCCGGGTCAGGTTCGTCGATGAACAGGACCAGGAGCACCAGGTGCAATTGGTGGGCGAGGACGAGGCCGATGCTGGGCGCGGGTTGATCAACTGGGGGTCGCCACTGGGGCGGGCGCTGCTGGGCGCAGGGCCGGGGGATGAGGTGGTGTGGCGGCGGCCAGCGGGGGATTTGGCGATCGAGGTGATCGAGATCGGCGGTGCTGGCTAG